In Pseudomonas putida, a genomic segment contains:
- a CDS encoding AAA family ATPase has translation MKVLVLCGPESSGKSWLSGVIQAHFGGVVVAEYVRHFIEQERRDTCYADIPVIARGQLAWEDHAREQTPELLILDTHLLSNMLWSQALFDDCPAWLEQALLARHYDLHLVLSPQGVGWVADGQRSQPELRERQLFFDDSLAWLRRHQQPVQIIGGDWPARESAALAAVQQLLGGKRPDCPVEC, from the coding sequence ATGAAGGTACTGGTGCTGTGCGGGCCGGAATCCAGCGGCAAGAGCTGGCTGAGCGGCGTGATCCAGGCGCATTTTGGCGGCGTGGTGGTGGCCGAGTACGTGCGCCACTTCATCGAGCAGGAGCGCCGCGATACCTGCTACGCCGATATTCCTGTCATCGCACGCGGGCAACTGGCCTGGGAAGATCACGCCCGCGAACAGACCCCAGAACTGCTGATCCTCGACACCCACCTGCTCAGTAACATGCTCTGGAGCCAGGCACTGTTCGACGACTGCCCGGCATGGCTGGAGCAGGCGCTGCTGGCTCGTCATTACGACCTGCACCTGGTGCTTAGCCCGCAAGGCGTGGGCTGGGTCGCCGATGGTCAACGCAGCCAGCCGGAGCTGCGTGAACGCCAGCTGTTCTTCGACGACAGCCTGGCCTGGTTGCGGCGCCATCAGCAACCTGTGCAGATCATCGGGGGTGATTGGCCAGCGCGCGAGAGCGCTGCATTGGCGGCGGTGCAGCAGTTACTGGGGGGAAAACGCCCCGATTGCCCTGTCGAGTGTTAA
- a CDS encoding adhesin yields MRRSLLILAVCCSTSAFAQSPVVDTAVIDSSASRYQGNMAVNQAAGDQQQQANARAFAVGPGASANVQIRQSLNTVADPARDTRSQINGDAFSHGSGALGVNQSAGANTQQANALRISIGSQPQSIDDSVLLQQNVALVNNSESPGSVPGYRQVTTSDRAFTGSRGVIQVNQSAGVGNRTANTLSVRVAD; encoded by the coding sequence ATGAGGCGCTCACTGCTGATCCTGGCCGTGTGCTGCAGCACCTCGGCCTTCGCCCAATCTCCCGTGGTGGACACCGCTGTCATCGACAGCTCAGCCAGCCGCTACCAGGGCAACATGGCAGTCAACCAGGCTGCCGGCGACCAACAGCAACAGGCCAACGCCCGCGCCTTTGCAGTGGGCCCAGGCGCCAGCGCCAACGTCCAGATCCGCCAGAGCCTGAACACCGTGGCCGACCCTGCACGCGATACCCGCTCGCAGATCAATGGCGATGCCTTCAGCCACGGCAGCGGCGCCCTGGGCGTGAACCAGAGCGCCGGGGCCAACACCCAGCAAGCCAACGCGCTGCGCATCAGCATCGGCTCGCAGCCACAAAGTATCGACGACAGCGTCCTCTTGCAGCAGAACGTGGCGCTGGTCAACAACTCCGAATCACCTGGATCCGTACCCGGCTATCGCCAGGTCACCACCAGCGACCGGGCCTTCACCGGTAGCCGTGGGGTCATCCAGGTGAATCAGAGCGCCGGGGTAGGAAACCGAACTGCCAATACCCTCAGCGTCCGGGTCGCGGACTGA
- the cobW gene encoding cobalamin biosynthesis protein CobW: MKTLAKLPVTIVTGFLGSGKTTLLRHMLDNAQGRRIAVIVNEFGELGIDGEILKQCSIGCTEEEASGRVYELANGCLCCTVQEEFFPVMRELVARRGDLDHILIETSGLALPKPLVQAFQWPEIRNACTVDAVITVVDSPAVAAGTFAAYPEQVDAQRKLDPNLDHESPLHELFADQLASADLVVLNKADLIDAEGLAKVRAEVAEELPPAVKVIEAASGRLPLDVLLGVGAEAEAHIDGRRTHHDSHHDGDDHDDHDHDAFDSISIDLPEADESLLLDALTQLVVEFGILRAKGFAAIPGKPMRLLVQGVGTRFDKHFDRAWREGEPRITRLVLIGQDLDAAQLEARLRQALGA; the protein is encoded by the coding sequence ATGAAAACACTGGCCAAGCTCCCCGTCACCATCGTTACCGGCTTCCTCGGCTCCGGCAAGACCACATTGCTCCGCCACATGCTCGACAACGCCCAGGGACGCCGTATCGCGGTCATCGTCAACGAGTTCGGCGAACTCGGCATCGATGGCGAGATCCTCAAGCAGTGCAGCATTGGCTGCACCGAGGAAGAAGCCAGCGGCCGCGTCTACGAGCTGGCCAACGGCTGTCTGTGCTGCACCGTGCAGGAAGAGTTCTTCCCGGTGATGCGCGAGTTGGTGGCCCGCCGTGGCGACCTCGACCACATCCTCATCGAAACCAGTGGCCTGGCGCTGCCCAAGCCTCTGGTCCAAGCCTTCCAGTGGCCGGAAATCCGCAACGCCTGTACCGTCGACGCCGTCATCACCGTGGTCGACAGCCCGGCCGTGGCTGCTGGCACCTTCGCCGCCTATCCCGAGCAGGTCGATGCCCAGCGCAAGCTCGACCCCAACCTCGACCACGAGTCGCCTCTGCACGAACTGTTCGCCGACCAGTTGGCCAGCGCCGACCTGGTCGTGCTGAACAAGGCCGACCTGATCGATGCCGAAGGCCTGGCCAAGGTCCGCGCCGAAGTGGCCGAGGAACTGCCGCCAGCGGTCAAGGTGATCGAGGCCGCCAGCGGTCGTCTGCCGCTGGACGTCCTGCTCGGTGTGGGCGCCGAGGCCGAAGCACACATCGACGGCCGCCGCACGCACCACGACTCGCATCATGACGGCGACGATCATGACGACCATGATCACGACGCCTTCGACTCCATCTCCATCGACCTGCCCGAAGCCGACGAGAGTCTGCTGCTCGACGCCTTGACGCAGCTGGTGGTCGAGTTCGGCATCCTGCGCGCCAAGGGTTTCGCTGCCATTCCCGGCAAACCGATGCGCCTGCTGGTGCAAGGCGTCGGCACGCGTTTCGACAAGCACTTCGACCGCGCCTGGCGCGAAGGCGAGCCGCGCATCACCCGCCTGGTGCTGATCGGCCAGGACCTGGACGCAGCTCAACTGGAGGCGCGCCTGCGCCAGGCCCTGGGCGCCTGA
- a CDS encoding vWA domain-containing protein → MPTLLKGRPRQRQDLCWQQRRGQAPALWLVIVDASASTRRHQALANTKGVLAELFDQAYRQRARLALLTASGGAPQWQRHGLKASAALQPWLRALGAGGGTPLLAALEQARDWLLARRKAHPHERQRCLVFTDGRLQRWQAPAPMPCDTVLVDMELAPVRLGRARQLAEQLLADYQHLEHFALKSN, encoded by the coding sequence TTGCCGACCTTGCTCAAGGGGCGGCCACGTCAGCGCCAGGACCTGTGCTGGCAGCAGCGCCGAGGCCAGGCGCCGGCATTGTGGCTGGTGATCGTCGATGCGTCGGCGTCGACCCGTCGTCATCAGGCACTGGCCAATACCAAGGGCGTACTGGCGGAACTGTTCGACCAGGCATACCGCCAGCGCGCGCGGCTGGCTCTGCTCACCGCCAGTGGCGGCGCGCCACAATGGCAACGGCACGGGTTGAAGGCGTCGGCGGCGTTGCAGCCTTGGTTGCGTGCCTTGGGTGCCGGTGGCGGCACCCCTCTGTTGGCTGCGCTGGAGCAGGCCCGCGACTGGCTGCTGGCGCGGCGCAAGGCGCACCCGCATGAACGCCAGCGATGCCTGGTGTTTACCGATGGCCGCCTGCAACGCTGGCAGGCCCCAGCACCGATGCCGTGTGACACGGTGCTGGTCGATATGGAGCTGGCGCCTGTGCGCCTTGGCCGGGCACGGCAACTGGCCGAGCAACTACTGGCCGATTACCAGCACCTTGAGCATTTTGCGCTGAAGAGTAATTAA
- a CDS encoding transporter, producing the protein MHRSLTLKAVVCLTTLAPASLLYAASDPQVEALKQELMALKARYEAQQNALMVLEQRLRQVEEAPPAPAPRRLTKSPAQTVQGGQSVAAGAPGTTGSSYGQSLKDDSEPAQSVSNLYDEASGFFGGGKFSVETGLTYTHYDTRALVLNGFLALDSIFLGNINLDRIKADNWTLDLTARYNLDQRWQFDINVPVVYRESTYSSGGAGGAGPVTSDATVTRDPTIGDVNVGVAYKFLDESESLPDAVVTLRVKAPTGKDPYGIKLVNDPTNDNLSVPEDLPTGNGVWSITPGLSLVKTFDPAVLFGSLSYTYNMQDSFSDISPTVNTKVPGDVKIGDSWQIGAGIAFALNEKMSMSFSVSDQFARKSKIKPDGGDWQSVPNSDYNAANFNIGMTFAATDNLTIVPNLSIGLTEDSPDFSFSLKFPYYF; encoded by the coding sequence ATGCACCGATCTTTGACGTTAAAAGCTGTCGTTTGTTTGACGACCCTGGCGCCGGCCAGCTTGCTGTATGCAGCGAGCGACCCGCAGGTCGAAGCTCTTAAACAGGAACTCATGGCGCTCAAGGCACGCTATGAAGCGCAACAGAATGCATTGATGGTGCTCGAACAGCGCCTGCGCCAGGTCGAAGAGGCGCCCCCTGCCCCGGCGCCCCGGCGCCTGACCAAATCCCCCGCCCAAACCGTTCAAGGGGGGCAGTCCGTCGCGGCAGGCGCCCCGGGTACCACCGGCAGTTCATACGGCCAGTCGCTCAAGGACGACTCCGAACCCGCGCAGAGCGTGTCCAACCTGTATGACGAAGCCAGCGGCTTCTTCGGTGGCGGCAAGTTCAGCGTCGAGACCGGGCTCACCTATACTCACTACGACACCCGCGCCCTGGTGCTCAACGGCTTCCTGGCCCTGGACTCGATCTTCCTCGGCAACATCAACCTCGACCGCATCAAGGCCGACAACTGGACCCTGGACCTCACCGCCCGCTACAACCTCGACCAGCGATGGCAGTTCGACATCAACGTGCCGGTGGTCTACCGCGAGTCGACCTACTCCTCCGGCGGTGCCGGTGGCGCCGGCCCGGTCACGTCCGATGCCACGGTCACCCGCGACCCGACCATTGGTGACGTCAACGTCGGCGTTGCGTACAAGTTCCTCGACGAGTCCGAAAGCCTGCCCGATGCAGTGGTCACGCTGCGGGTAAAAGCACCGACCGGCAAGGACCCGTATGGCATCAAGCTGGTCAACGACCCGACCAACGACAACCTCTCGGTCCCCGAAGACCTGCCCACCGGCAACGGTGTCTGGTCGATCACCCCGGGCCTGTCGCTGGTCAAGACCTTCGACCCAGCGGTGCTGTTCGGCAGCCTTTCCTACACCTACAACATGCAGGACTCGTTCAGCGACATCAGCCCCACGGTCAACACCAAGGTGCCGGGCGACGTGAAGATCGGCGACTCCTGGCAGATCGGTGCCGGTATCGCCTTTGCCCTGAACGAGAAGATGAGCATGTCGTTCTCGGTGTCGGATCAGTTCGCCCGCAAGAGCAAGATCAAGCCCGACGGCGGCGACTGGCAATCGGTGCCCAACAGCGACTACAACGCGGCCAACTTCAACATCGGCATGACCTTCGCCGCCACCGACAACCTGACCATCGTCCCCAACCTGTCCATCGGCCTCACCGAGGACTCGCCGGACTTCTCCTTCAGCCTGAAATTCCCCTACTACTTCTGA
- a CDS encoding sigma-54 dependent transcriptional regulator — protein sequence MHETAAQRRLLIVDPCDDCHRLLPGLRSAGWDVHSCSLDLALEYPCDVGLLRLQASHLRHPDAVKDMIKRSNTEWIAVLSAEELRIQNVGDFVCEWFFDFHTLPFDVSRVQVTLGRAFGMARLRGKGTVRVDEPEHELLGESRPIRELRKLLGKLAPTESPVLIRGESGTGKELVARTLHRQSLRHEQPFIAINCGAIPEHLIQSELFGHEKGAFTGAHQRKVGRIEAANGGTLFLDEIGDLPLELQANLLRFLQEKHIERVGGSQPIPVDVRVLAATHVDLEKAIHQGRFREDLYYRLNVLQVVTAPLRDRHGDLSMLANHFSHFYSLETGRRPRSFSDSALAAMGRHSWPGNVRELANRVRRGLVLAEGRQIEAQDLGLHTIDAEEQPLGTLEDYKHRAERQALCDVLNRHSDNLSIAAKVLGVSRPTFYRLLHKHQIR from the coding sequence ATGCACGAAACCGCAGCCCAACGCCGCTTGCTCATCGTCGACCCGTGCGACGACTGCCACCGCCTTCTACCCGGTTTGCGTAGCGCCGGGTGGGACGTGCACAGCTGTAGCCTCGATCTTGCCCTGGAGTATCCCTGCGATGTCGGCCTGTTGCGTTTGCAGGCCTCGCACCTGCGTCATCCCGACGCTGTGAAGGACATGATCAAGCGCAGCAACACCGAATGGATAGCCGTGCTCAGCGCGGAGGAGCTGCGTATCCAGAATGTCGGTGACTTCGTCTGCGAATGGTTTTTCGACTTCCACACCTTGCCCTTCGACGTGTCGCGGGTGCAGGTGACCCTGGGTCGCGCCTTCGGCATGGCACGCCTGCGCGGCAAGGGCACGGTCAGGGTCGATGAACCGGAACACGAACTGCTCGGTGAAAGCCGGCCGATCCGTGAGCTGCGCAAGCTGCTCGGCAAGCTGGCGCCGACCGAATCGCCGGTGCTGATCCGCGGTGAAAGCGGCACCGGCAAGGAATTGGTGGCGCGCACCCTGCACCGGCAGTCGTTGCGCCACGAGCAGCCGTTCATCGCGATCAATTGCGGGGCAATCCCGGAGCACCTGATCCAGTCCGAGCTGTTCGGTCACGAGAAGGGCGCATTCACCGGTGCCCACCAGCGCAAGGTGGGGCGGATCGAGGCGGCCAACGGTGGCACGCTGTTCCTCGACGAGATCGGCGACCTGCCGCTGGAGTTGCAAGCGAACCTGCTGCGTTTCCTACAGGAAAAACACATCGAGCGGGTGGGCGGTAGCCAGCCGATTCCGGTGGATGTGCGGGTATTGGCCGCCACCCACGTCGACCTGGAGAAAGCCATCCATCAAGGGCGTTTTCGCGAGGACCTGTACTACCGGCTCAATGTGTTGCAGGTGGTCACTGCGCCGTTGCGTGATCGGCATGGCGACCTGTCGATGCTGGCCAACCATTTTTCGCACTTCTACAGCCTGGAGACCGGGCGCCGGCCACGTTCGTTCAGCGACAGCGCCCTGGCGGCCATGGGCCGGCATTCCTGGCCCGGCAACGTGCGCGAGCTGGCCAACCGGGTCCGGCGTGGCCTGGTGCTGGCAGAGGGCCGGCAGATCGAGGCACAGGACCTCGGTCTGCATACCATAGACGCCGAGGAGCAACCGCTTGGCACGCTCGAGGACTACAAGCACCGGGCCGAGCGTCAGGCCTTGTGCGATGTACTGAACCGGCACAGCGACAACCTGAGCATTGCCGCCAAGGTGCTTGGCGTGTCTCGACCGACGTTCTATCGGCTTTTGCACAAGCACCAGATCCGTTGA
- a CDS encoding ATP-binding protein: MIEPVQFPLAAVVGADDLKLALCLTAIDPKIGGVLIEGPRGMAKSTLARGLADLLGEGPFVTLPLGASEERLVGTLDLDAALGQGKAQFSPGVLAQADGGVLYVDEVNLLPDTLVDLLLDVAASGTNRIERDGISHRHSARFVLIGTMNPEEGELRPQLLDRFGLNVLLDGLPEPAARQQIIRRRLAFDTDPQAFGAQWAAAQQQLRQRCHDARQRLSAIGLDDQALAWITERCYAAGVDGLRADLVWLRAARAHCAWRGAETIAEEDVEAVAEFALRHRRRGVPPDSQSSPPAASASSDRTSGDRKSAEEQGGQGDWGALPAQPVSTGPRREVPNWAKKP, translated from the coding sequence ATGATTGAACCCGTGCAATTTCCGCTGGCAGCCGTGGTCGGCGCGGACGACCTGAAACTGGCCCTGTGCCTGACCGCCATCGACCCGAAGATCGGCGGCGTATTGATCGAAGGCCCACGCGGCATGGCCAAGAGCACCCTGGCCCGCGGCTTGGCCGACCTGCTTGGCGAAGGCCCGTTCGTGACCTTGCCGCTGGGTGCCAGCGAGGAGCGCTTGGTCGGCACCTTGGACCTGGATGCCGCGCTGGGGCAGGGCAAGGCACAATTCTCGCCTGGTGTGCTGGCCCAGGCCGATGGCGGCGTGTTGTATGTCGATGAAGTCAACCTGCTGCCCGACACCTTGGTCGACCTGCTGCTCGATGTGGCGGCCAGCGGCACCAATCGGATCGAGCGCGACGGCATCTCCCATCGACACAGCGCCCGCTTCGTCTTGATCGGCACGATGAATCCCGAGGAAGGCGAACTGCGGCCGCAATTGCTCGACCGCTTCGGGCTGAATGTATTGCTCGACGGATTGCCGGAGCCTGCAGCCCGGCAACAGATCATTCGCAGGCGCCTGGCCTTCGATACCGATCCGCAAGCCTTCGGCGCCCAGTGGGCAGCGGCGCAGCAGCAACTGCGCCAGCGCTGTCACGACGCACGCCAGCGCTTGTCGGCCATCGGCCTCGACGACCAGGCTCTGGCCTGGATCACCGAGCGCTGCTACGCGGCGGGGGTCGATGGCTTGCGAGCCGACCTGGTCTGGCTGCGGGCGGCGCGTGCGCATTGTGCCTGGCGCGGCGCAGAAACCATAGCCGAGGAAGATGTCGAGGCAGTCGCCGAATTCGCCTTGCGCCATCGGCGTCGCGGTGTGCCACCCGACAGCCAGTCCAGCCCGCCGGCCGCGTCAGCCAGCAGTGACCGGACCAGCGGCGACCGAAAAAGTGCCGAGGAGCAAGGCGGGCAGGGTGATTGGGGGGCATTACCGGCCCAGCCAGTCAGCACCGGCCCGCGCCGCGAGGTACCGAACTGGGCAAAAAAGCCCTGA
- a CDS encoding LTA synthase family protein, with protein sequence MNNLLGHPRARLASLAILVLVIPLGARALLGWSDPFGYLSDLAIGSLLLLLLHRRAWWLALPLLLVWGALWVASAELVSAVARLPAAADLGYLADSQFMENSTGSGLAHPWLPGLLGVGLAAWLTSVWCSCGQPRIALPRKAWGLVLVLFATHWAGQHLAPSDADQWRQYNLPHQALAAGVSTVQHQAWGWLGQHTPVTPLPSSGLTQSDLNGHKLLHAPGQARNLLVITVEGIPGAYLRPNREALPSHYDADLMPRLSRWAERGMNTPDYVLHTHQTIRGLYAMLCGDYDKLANGTPKGVELLTQNLRNQACLPAQMRDAGFSTHYLQGAGLRFMAKDRIMPHIGFDQVHGQEWFRNSNYLKFPWGKDDRAFFEGALGYIGDLRKQDKPWMLTLLTVGTHQPYSAPKQYLQRYDSAKDAAVAYLDDALGAFLDDLESQGVLKDTLVVVTSDESHGIDGVRLASSWGFNLTLAPEQAELPRIKRGTYGHIDLATSLLDYFALPIPADLGGRSLYRDYDSGREMISYTNNMLRYHNGHGVFTECDFQQRCRAYASEGFIADRARYLGTGNDGTGQQISDLAAVLDQSLLRTPLNLRYQFGGPARIKLQKRIHDDWADNLIGATYLEMPEGSHTRVRIKVRSLDRRHDALIQLKVKEREQDVPLGPSGEMRVTVDKPLEMEFGFDNPSVRKAFSFHLLGYGGGAVEISDFSVITGMPGDEEPAAETADAAAEQSS encoded by the coding sequence GTGAACAACCTGCTCGGCCACCCCCGTGCCCGCCTCGCCAGCCTGGCGATCCTGGTACTGGTCATCCCACTCGGCGCCCGCGCCCTGCTGGGCTGGTCCGATCCGTTCGGATACCTGTCGGACCTGGCGATCGGCAGCCTGCTGCTGTTGCTGCTGCATCGACGTGCGTGGTGGCTGGCATTACCGCTGCTATTGGTCTGGGGCGCCCTGTGGGTGGCTTCAGCGGAGTTGGTCAGTGCCGTTGCCAGGTTACCAGCCGCTGCCGACCTGGGCTATCTAGCCGACTCGCAATTCATGGAGAACTCCACTGGCAGTGGCCTGGCCCATCCTTGGCTACCGGGGCTGCTGGGCGTGGGTCTTGCCGCCTGGCTGACAAGCGTCTGGTGCAGCTGTGGGCAACCCCGCATCGCCCTGCCCCGCAAGGCCTGGGGCTTGGTGCTGGTGTTGTTCGCAACCCATTGGGCAGGCCAGCACCTGGCCCCCTCCGACGCCGACCAATGGCGCCAGTACAACCTGCCGCATCAGGCACTCGCTGCAGGAGTCAGCACTGTGCAACACCAGGCTTGGGGCTGGTTGGGCCAGCATACACCAGTAACGCCGCTGCCCAGCAGTGGCCTGACCCAGTCCGACCTCAACGGCCATAAATTACTCCACGCACCGGGGCAGGCCCGCAATCTCTTGGTCATCACCGTCGAGGGCATTCCCGGGGCCTACTTGCGGCCCAACCGCGAGGCTCTGCCCAGCCATTACGACGCCGATCTCATGCCCAGGCTCAGCCGCTGGGCCGAGCGTGGCATGAACACCCCGGACTACGTACTGCATACCCATCAAACCATCCGCGGCCTGTATGCCATGCTCTGCGGCGACTACGACAAACTCGCCAACGGGACGCCCAAAGGTGTGGAACTGCTGACCCAGAACCTACGCAACCAAGCCTGCCTACCCGCGCAGATGCGCGACGCCGGCTTCAGCACCCACTACCTGCAAGGCGCCGGCTTGCGCTTCATGGCCAAGGACCGAATCATGCCGCATATCGGCTTCGACCAGGTACACGGGCAGGAATGGTTCCGCAACTCCAACTACCTGAAGTTCCCGTGGGGCAAAGATGACCGCGCCTTTTTCGAAGGTGCCCTGGGCTACATCGGCGATCTTCGCAAGCAGGACAAACCCTGGATGCTGACCTTGCTGACCGTGGGCACCCATCAGCCCTACTCCGCCCCCAAGCAGTACCTGCAACGTTACGATAGTGCCAAGGACGCAGCGGTGGCCTACCTGGACGATGCGCTAGGAGCCTTTCTCGACGACCTGGAGAGCCAAGGTGTGCTCAAGGATACCTTGGTAGTGGTGACCTCCGATGAATCTCACGGCATCGATGGCGTACGCCTCGCATCGTCCTGGGGCTTCAACCTCACCCTGGCACCAGAACAGGCTGAACTGCCACGGATCAAGCGCGGCACATACGGACATATAGACCTGGCCACATCCCTGCTCGACTATTTCGCTCTGCCGATTCCCGCCGACCTCGGCGGACGCTCGTTATACCGCGACTACGATAGCGGTCGCGAGATGATCTCGTACACCAACAACATGCTGCGCTACCACAACGGCCATGGCGTGTTCACCGAATGCGACTTCCAGCAACGCTGCCGTGCCTACGCCAGTGAAGGATTCATCGCCGATCGGGCCAGGTACCTCGGTACCGGCAACGACGGTACCGGCCAGCAGATCAGTGACCTCGCGGCAGTACTGGACCAGTCCTTGCTGCGGACCCCACTGAACCTGCGCTACCAGTTCGGCGGTCCGGCTCGTATCAAGCTGCAAAAGAGGATCCACGATGATTGGGCTGATAACCTGATCGGCGCGACATACCTTGAAATGCCCGAAGGGTCGCACACGCGAGTTCGCATCAAAGTGCGCTCACTGGATCGGCGTCACGATGCACTCATCCAACTCAAGGTCAAGGAGCGAGAACAAGACGTGCCTTTGGGCCCTTCAGGGGAAATGCGGGTTACCGTCGACAAACCGCTGGAAATGGAATTCGGCTTCGACAACCCTAGCGTACGCAAGGCGTTTTCCTTCCACCTGCTCGGCTATGGCGGTGGCGCGGTCGAGATCAGCGACTTCAGCGTGATTACCGGGATGCCGGGGGACGAAGAGCCAGCTGCCGAGACCGCTGACGCGGCGGCTGAGCAATCGAGTTGA
- a CDS encoding C39 family peptidase: MRILALACLLCVASVGEAAQMPLSVLPGGAVIYKPIQSIRERKFADLVQQKTDFSCGAAALATILRQAYWLDVDEHQIIEGMLAHADPELVKVQGFSMLDMKRYVESLGMRARGYRVAADTLTSVRIPVVVLMDIRGYKHFVVMQKVDKGWVYIGDPVLGHKRYKVDDFLKGWNGIIFAVIGQGYDKGNALLDPPMPLTAKNRINNFTPVQDAELMDFGFIQSDFF, encoded by the coding sequence ATGCGCATTTTGGCCTTGGCATGTTTGCTGTGTGTGGCAAGTGTTGGCGAAGCGGCGCAGATGCCGCTTTCCGTGCTTCCCGGTGGCGCAGTCATCTACAAGCCGATCCAGAGCATCCGCGAACGCAAGTTCGCCGACCTGGTACAACAGAAAACCGACTTCAGTTGCGGCGCCGCCGCACTGGCGACGATCCTGCGCCAGGCCTACTGGCTGGACGTCGACGAACATCAGATCATCGAAGGCATGCTCGCCCATGCCGACCCCGAACTGGTCAAGGTCCAGGGCTTTTCCATGCTGGACATGAAGCGCTACGTAGAAAGCCTGGGCATGCGTGCCCGCGGCTATCGGGTAGCAGCGGACACCCTGACCAGCGTGCGCATCCCGGTGGTAGTGCTGATGGACATCCGCGGCTACAAGCACTTCGTGGTGATGCAGAAGGTCGACAAGGGCTGGGTGTACATCGGCGACCCGGTCCTGGGCCACAAGCGCTACAAGGTCGACGACTTCCTCAAGGGCTGGAACGGCATCATCTTCGCCGTGATCGGCCAGGGCTACGACAAGGGCAACGCCTTGCTCGACCCACCCATGCCGCTGACCGCCAAGAACCGCATCAACAACTTCACGCCGGTACAGGACGCGGAGCTGATGGACTTCGGCTTCATCCAAAGCGACTTCTTCTAA
- a CDS encoding heme utilization protein, whose product MKPSMALKPLVFAIAAVMAVAVQAANNNNGHNGGHNGGHNGGHNGGHNGGHNGGNNGNDDPTVIYISATANAIDDQDSSDNKILNEGTLNGAEMSNSATGTSGNVGVNVAAGSGNQQDNAAAIANAAAESSLDNSFVFGTATATASVVQTSNNNKVNNYGSQAAAVMSGSGNTGSGNMGINIAGGDLNQQKNTMAIANAGADIGNAVATASASQSGPGLEVNNRADRTYRVDTLTYTTRYTGSSERNKDSELHVDKTSSWNKFASGSSSWGVTGHADSDLTVTKHKESTATSNSTFGLEVGANFEASKTHSWEGGRRDGSTTDTVSGELTANVDVVKNSEKGNTYDSSFEKAYESNFNKSGTSEFEKEKGGNSESHKDVVKSYSESSSYDLSNTVSFQVLTPTGWANPVTNIATLSGSVNGGSGNLGVNVAAGVGNQQSNSLAISNVSF is encoded by the coding sequence ATGAAACCCTCGATGGCACTCAAGCCTCTGGTTTTCGCAATTGCTGCGGTCATGGCTGTTGCTGTACAAGCCGCCAACAACAATAACGGCCACAACGGTGGCCATAACGGCGGTCACAACGGTGGTCACAATGGAGGCCATAACGGCGGTCACAACGGAGGCAACAACGGCAACGACGATCCGACCGTGATCTACATCTCGGCGACCGCCAATGCCATTGATGACCAGGACAGCTCGGACAACAAGATCCTCAACGAAGGCACCCTCAACGGTGCCGAGATGAGCAACTCGGCCACCGGTACCAGCGGCAACGTGGGTGTCAACGTGGCGGCAGGCTCTGGCAACCAGCAGGACAACGCCGCCGCCATCGCCAACGCTGCAGCCGAGTCGAGCCTGGACAACAGCTTCGTGTTCGGTACTGCCACTGCCACCGCCTCGGTCGTTCAGACCAGCAACAACAACAAGGTAAACAACTACGGCTCCCAGGCCGCTGCAGTGATGAGCGGTTCGGGTAACACCGGTAGCGGCAACATGGGCATCAACATCGCTGGCGGCGACCTGAACCAGCAGAAAAACACCATGGCCATCGCCAACGCCGGTGCCGACATCGGCAATGCGGTAGCCACCGCGTCGGCCAGTCAAAGCGGCCCAGGCCTGGAGGTGAACAACCGCGCCGACCGTACCTATCGGGTGGATACGCTGACTTACACCACTCGTTATACCGGTTCCAGCGAGCGTAACAAGGATTCGGAACTGCACGTCGACAAGACCTCGTCCTGGAACAAGTTCGCCAGTGGCAGCAGCAGCTGGGGCGTCACGGGCCATGCCGATTCGGACCTGACCGTCACCAAACACAAGGAATCCACCGCCACCAGCAACTCCACCTTTGGCCTGGAAGTGGGTGCCAATTTCGAGGCCTCCAAGACTCATAGCTGGGAGGGTGGCCGCCGCGATGGCAGCACAACCGACACCGTCAGTGGCGAGCTGACCGCGAACGTTGATGTCGTCAAGAACAGCGAGAAAGGCAACACGTACGACTCTTCCTTCGAGAAAGCCTACGAGTCCAACTTCAACAAGTCGGGCACTTCGGAATTCGAGAAAGAGAAAGGTGGCAACTCCGAGTCGCACAAGGACGTCGTGAAGAGCTACAGCGAGAGCAGCTCCTACGACCTGAGCAACACCGTGTCGTTCCAGGTTCTGACTCCAACCGGCTGGGCCAACCCTGTAACCAACATCGCAACCCTGAGCGGTTCGGTCAATGGCGGCAGTGGCAACCTCGGTGTCAACGTGGCAGCGGGCGTGGGCAACCAGCAGAGCAACTCGCTGGCCATCTCCAACGTCTCGTTCTAA